In the Deinococcus fonticola genome, GTGGGTGAACTGGTCAGCGATTACCGCGCCGGGCGCGGCATGCCCCTGCGGGCGAAATGGATCGCCTGCGTGTGCATCGTGCTGGCGGTTTCATTCAGCCTGACGCGCATCCCTGTTCTTGTGGGGCAGATCGCGTGGGTACTGGTGGGCCTGGCTGGCATCTGGTTCATCACTCTGCGCACACCGACCAAGCGCCCTTAACCCGGCCGGGCTTGCTGGGCCATCTGGCCGATGCGGCCCGCCCGGGGTTCGGGCATGCTGCTGCGGTGGACGTTCTAAATATTCGCGTACCGGCGTCTCTGGCGGCGCAGTGGCGGGCGTGGCTTGCGCCGCCGCGTCAGCCCTTCTTCCTGACGGCTGGGGAAGAGGAGCGGTTGGGGTTCCCGTGCTTGCCACGTGTCGAGGCCGCGTGGACAGAGGTGGAACGCGATACCTTCACGGTGTGGCGGATCACCCAGGAAGCCGACCGGGTGACGTGGCTGACGTGGAACGATTGGGACGCCCTTTCGCCGTCCGTTCAGCGGGAACTGTTGCGGTTGCAGGTGCGTCACGGGCGTGGAAATGTGCCACTGGGGCGGCATTACGCCGATCTGCTGCCGGGTCTACCGGCGGAGCGGTTGCTGTGGCGGCCTGAGCAC is a window encoding:
- a CDS encoding YbaN family protein produces the protein MPPRPSRLRPVWLTVGFFLTGLGFLGLVLPGFPGTVFFILAAAAFAKGDPKWEAWLLSRPVVGELVSDYRAGRGMPLRAKWIACVCIVLAVSFSLTRIPVLVGQIAWVLVGLAGIWFITLRTPTKRP